The nucleotide sequence GGCACGGGAATGACTGAGCCGTCTCGGCCCTTAAACCCTCCAGATTGGGGAAATCGTTCGGCAGGGTATCGCACATTTCTCGGAATTGATAAGCTTCGAGGACCCCAAAAGTTGCGCCAAGTCGCCCCGGGGCAGGCCTTTGCAAGCTACTCCGATTTAAGGCCACCGCCCGCAGTCAATTCCGTAGTGAAGAGTGTCGTTTGTGAAATACGCATCCATCGGTCCCATCTCCACTTTCCTCCCCCAAAGGATTGAGACCAACCAGCAACTGCAAGACGAATTCCCTGGTTGGGACATGGATCTGATTTTTACGAAAACCGGGATCGCCGCGCGGCATATTGCCGAGCCAGCCGAAACGGCTTCCGATCTGGGTGTCCAGGCTGCGCAGCGACTTTTTGAAGAGCACAACGTCGATCCTCAATCGATCGACTTCCTGTTGTTCTGCACCCAGACGCCTGACTATCCACTGCCTACCACCGCTTGCTTGATGCAAGAACGTTTGGGCCTGCGAGTCTCGTGCGGGGCTCTCGATTTCAACCTCGGCTGCTCTGGCTTCATCTATGGACTCTCGCTTGCCGAAGGACTCATCCGAGCCGGCATCGCCCGCCGAGTGCTGTTCATCACGGCCGAGACCTATTCCAAGTACATCGACGCCGACGATCGCAGCCTGCGAACGATCTTTGGCGATGGCGCCGCGGCCACGCTGATCGAGGCCTGCGACGAACCAACACTCGATGGCTTCCAATTCGGAACCGACGGGACCGGAGCCGACACGCTGATGGTGACCGACGGTGGAGCTCGTCGTCCGGAAGACGCCCACACACCTCGACATCGCAAGCGTTGGGATAGCCGGCTGTACATGGATGGTCCCGCCCTGATCAACTTCACCGTGGGTGCAATTCCGCAGCTCGTGCAGAACATTTTCTCGGCCGCTGGAATTCCTAATTCCGCGGTCGATCTCTATCTATTTCACCAGGCGACCCGTAAAATGCTGGAGCAGTTGCAGGAGAGCCTGGGGGTCGATAGCGACCGCATGCCAATCGCCCTGGAAAACGTGGGCAACACGGTATCGGCGACCATCCCTTTGTTGATTCACGACTTGCGGAAGCAAGGCCGCTTGAAGAAGGGCTCGAAGCACCTTTTGGTTGGCTTTGGCGTGGGCTGGTCCTGGGGTGGCTGCATCTGGCACGATCACTATGGCAGCGGGGCCTGAGGTTTCGGCTCGATCACGAGGAGTTCGCCACCATGCCATCTTTGGCCGGTCAATTTCTGATTGCGTCTCCCTATCTCCCTGATCCGAATTTTCAGCGGACGGTAGTGCTGATGGTGCAGCATGACGAAGAGGGGGCATTGGGCCTGGTGCTGACTCGGCCGATCAATCTGACCGTGCAGCAAGTCTGGAAGAACGTCTCTGGCGAGCAAATCGACGCCCCTGAGTTTGTCCTGCAAGGTGGTCCGGTCGAAGGACCATTGATGGCCATCCATCAGGAAGAAGAACTGAGCGAGCTTGAGATCCTGCCGGGCGTTTACTTTTCAAGCCAACGCGAAAACATCGAACCACTCATCCGCGAAGGTCGCAAGGCGTTCCGTCTCTTCCTCGGTTACTCAGGCTGGGCCGCTCAGCAGCTGGAAGACGAGATGCAGGTCGGTGGCTGGCTTACCTTGCCGGCGACACAAGAGCAGGTCTTCGAGACGAACAACGAAGCGTTGTGGAAGAGCGTGACCGGAGAAGTGGGATCGAACATCATGCGCGAGTCGCTCAATTTAAAGCGTATGCCGCAAGATCCCAATATGAACTAGCCAGGTCCAGCCAGCCAGGCCGCGAGAACCGATCCTGGCTGACGGCCTAATTCTAAGACGACCGAACTATGCCAGTTCCATCTTGAACGGCGAGAGATTCTCGATTCCGGTTTCTGTCACCAGGTAATCGTTCTCGAGTCGCATGCCGAACTTCAAGCGGGCATCGTACAGACCTGGTTCGCAGGTAAACACGTCGCCGACCTCAAACTTATCGTCCCAGCACGAGTTCAAGTGTGGAGCTTCGTGCGGATACAAACCGATCCCGTGTCCCAAGTGATGCGGAAACTCGCCAATCGGAGCAGCCTTCAGAATGTCTTGAACTTCGAGGAACAGTTCCTTGCAGCTCTTGCCTGGCTTCACAACCGACTCCAGGTGGGCGAAGACCTTCATGATGTAGGTCCAAGCTTCCAGCTGTTCGTCAGTAGGCTTGCCGTTGACCGCGATCGCGCGGCTGTTGTCGGCGAAGTATCCGCGGAAGGCAGGGCCCAGGTCGAGGATGTACAGTTCGCCATCTTCCACCTTGCGATCTCGGGCCGGACCACCCATTTCGCCACTGGCGTAATCGTTGCCGGTGCCGGTGAGTGCCTCGCCATACTGGGCGACGGCAGCCGCTTGAAGCTGGTTGAAGACTTCCAGTTCGTTGATGCCGGGACAGATGATCTCTCGAGCCTTCTCGTACATCTTCTCGGTACCGCTGATCGCCATGCGAATCTTGGCGATTTCGTCCGCATCTTTCTTACGACGCTGGCGATAGATCTCCGGCTCGATGTCGACCAGTTCCGCAGGGAATT is from Bremerella sp. JC817 and encodes:
- a CDS encoding ketoacyl-ACP synthase III, whose amino-acid sequence is MKYASIGPISTFLPQRIETNQQLQDEFPGWDMDLIFTKTGIAARHIAEPAETASDLGVQAAQRLFEEHNVDPQSIDFLLFCTQTPDYPLPTTACLMQERLGLRVSCGALDFNLGCSGFIYGLSLAEGLIRAGIARRVLFITAETYSKYIDADDRSLRTIFGDGAAATLIEACDEPTLDGFQFGTDGTGADTLMVTDGGARRPEDAHTPRHRKRWDSRLYMDGPALINFTVGAIPQLVQNIFSAAGIPNSAVDLYLFHQATRKMLEQLQESLGVDSDRMPIALENVGNTVSATIPLLIHDLRKQGRLKKGSKHLLVGFGVGWSWGGCIWHDHYGSGA
- a CDS encoding YqgE/AlgH family protein, yielding MPSLAGQFLIASPYLPDPNFQRTVVLMVQHDEEGALGLVLTRPINLTVQQVWKNVSGEQIDAPEFVLQGGPVEGPLMAIHQEEELSELEILPGVYFSSQRENIEPLIREGRKAFRLFLGYSGWAAQQLEDEMQVGGWLTLPATQEQVFETNNEALWKSVTGEVGSNIMRESLNLKRMPQDPNMN
- a CDS encoding Xaa-Pro peptidase family protein; translated protein: MLGIDVEACRGRQKRLLATLEGQSLDAIVVTHNEHVQWLVGPRYEFKFSPAAVLFADGRVGLVAPNEAPETAAADDVRTYEAQWLCTLRNDQRAASSDAVLAILKEAGGLKRLGVEYSSYPVHVSSQFPAELVDIEPEIYRQRRKKDADEIAKIRMAISGTEKMYEKAREIICPGINELEVFNQLQAAAVAQYGEALTGTGNDYASGEMGGPARDRKVEDGELYILDLGPAFRGYFADNSRAIAVNGKPTDEQLEAWTYIMKVFAHLESVVKPGKSCKELFLEVQDILKAAPIGEFPHHLGHGIGLYPHEAPHLNSCWDDKFEVGDVFTCEPGLYDARLKFGMRLENDYLVTETGIENLSPFKMELA